DNA sequence from the Vicia villosa cultivar HV-30 ecotype Madison, WI linkage group LG3, Vvil1.0, whole genome shotgun sequence genome:
ATGTCCTCATGGTCTCATCAATGATGTGGCGCAGGAAGCTGTGTCTTGCTTGAATTGTTTGGAATTAGAAAATTTTCCCATTCCAAATGATGGTGGTTTGTTTCTAACCAGAGTTTTAATGGGAAGAAAAATTTCACTCCATTTATTCAAGTACAAAAGGTTCACTACCATAACTGGTATTAAAAATGTGCTAAACAAAACATGTTCAAGAATTTTCAATGATATTTTACTAGATGTTTTGGGAAGCTCTAGTGCTTGTAGGTTTTTACTACCTTATCCTTATATACCCGTGATTGTTCCCGGCTTCCCTCATAAAGTATTTGGtgaatttactatatcatcaacaAATTTTGAGATGTTTGATATGAAAGATGGGACAATATTGAAGAGTATTCTCGATGTGTCTGATCAAGATAAAACGATATTCTTAACATTTTCTAGAGGCTTCCCCGTTAGTGAGAAAGAGGTGAGTTATTTGTTTACAAGTACTTTTGAAGATGATTGTATTAAAACTATTGTTATGGGAAATAGAAATTCAAAAGGTCAAGTTTTGTATGcaactatggttttgaattacGTAGAAACACTTGATCGAATTTTGAACGGGAGGCACATTGCAAAGTTTCGTGTTAACGGGAAGCATATTTGGGCTCGTAAGTATGACCGTCGAGATAAACTTTATTATGcttgataaaataataaagagaGAATTGGAATTTACAAGTCTAAGTAATTTTTTAGATGGTTTGAGAAACACACATTTTCCTTGTTTTCTAGCTTTGTTTGGTGAAATAAATTCATGAATTATGATAAAATAGTAGCACACATATAATGCTCAATACAATGTTTTGTAATAAAATGTCTGATTCTCTCTATACTTATTCAAAATGTTTGTTACAACTTATTTTATCGGATTAGAATGAACCATACACgtcatatgtttaattttatttgatgcttaaaatattgcatatatttgaCCATTGATATTTGATTATATTTGGTATATAGGGTGAAAATAAGGAAATTTTCACGCTTAGGTTTTTTGACGCGTTATCTTTGTGCGCGTGATGTCTACGCTAAATTACACTTATGCATTGTATTTGTTATGTAAGTACAACTCATATGGTAAttgcaaaaatatttaatattttaagtaattttttaaaaattggaccGGATATTGAACCGATGAAGCTTCCGTTTTAAGTTTTAATTGGTACAATCAGTTAAACCTATAGTTCAACCGTGTATTAAATTAACTAATAATATGAAACTATATTTTGATAGATATGCCACACATAATCATATATtcacaacttaataaaataaatatttcaaaaataaattataaacttaATACAACAATATCGGTAGTATATATAATAACACAACATAGTTGTACACTTTATTTCAACCTTCATTTAAGAATAACTTGAACAAATTAAAGAATTACAATAAAATAAGTTAGACTAATTGAaactaaaagtaaaataatagaacacaataattaaaataaatttcaaataattaagaatacctaaattaaaagatagaatataaaaaagaaacaatacaACACACTTAATTAAAAGACAAAAAGCAAATCTGAGTTGAACGACGACAAACATATGATGAAGTGtggttaaaaaaaaaactataaaggagtgaaaaaacttagaaatttgtatgtttataataaaaacaTGAAATTCTTTTTTGTGATTGGAGAATATATGTTAAGTTTTGATATTTACATATTAAACTTTATTAAacttttttagaaaataaaaaatggcCAATTTGATGTGTTTTGACGATTTTACAAAACTGACTCGGCTGTATGGTTCAAATGGTTTTGAACGgttcaaattgatttttttttatctaCTCCGGTTTTGACCCACTAGCGGTTTTGAAAGGTTGTTTCAACCAGATTCATCTCCGGTTCACGGTCCAATCGGTTGAACTAGCTGGCTCGGTCTTTAAAACATTGATTTAAGGCATAAAGTCGACTTTATAATGTGTGTGAGTTTTAGCGTTAGACTTTTCAAAAGATATCTCTTATTGTCATGTTTTTTTGAATTGACACTAGCTATTAAAAACTTACACACACAACTACAAAGTCTCATATTCAAACTAGAAATAAAGGTGTTTATCGACATTGATAATTGACAGTTAATCTACATCTTACAAACATCTATTATTATCATGCGTGTTTCAGGTGTATCTCCGGTTATGATggagaattcaaagctacatagttTTGGGTAGCAAATGCTTGTAGGTTGGTTCATTTTAGCGAAAGATTCTCAAGTCGCGTTCGAACGGAAAACACTACTGTCCAAAACATGGATAATTGAACATTTGCGTCGCTTCAAGAATGAATGACTTAATTTGGATCAacgtaaattttttttatcatcataTTCGAGCGGAAAACGTTTGATATTCACATAGCAGAATGGATAGAGCGTCTTTTGTTTTAGGAAAAGGTTTTGAATTGAAAATCCAAAAGGAAAAAGGTTTGGATGAGTTGAGATTGTTTTTAACGTGGGAGACAAGCATCAGACCACAAGCTAAGTACGACCTGCAATCCAAGTGCTCAGGAAGCTGAAAGGACAAGTATGTCCAGACCTCTACTTTTTCATCCTAAAAGATTTTTTTAGTAAATTTGTGAAGCGAATCTAAGTttgtttgattaatgtattttgattGGAAGACAAGCATCAAGCCACAAGCTAAGTACGACCAACAACCCAAGTACTAAGGAATTAGAGAGACAAGTACGTCAAACCAACTCTTTTTCATTCTAAGTTTATTATGAAAAGACATTTATTTGAAAAGATGACTTGACTTTGGATCAAGTGTTTGGTTATGAAACTATTTTAATGAACAGAGAAAATTTACTTGATGTTGGATCAAGCATTTGCGTTACGTTTGAGTGAAATATATTGGAAAAAAACTTGACATTGGATCAAgcgtttttattttgaaaagattgattTTAAGTTTCGCTaaccatttaattaatttatttagaaactaactaattaaaagaaaaaataaaaaaagcaacTAAAATTATTACATGACCATGAGATTGGGGTACATGAGTGCATTGGAAAGTTTTACAAATAAAATGAACAAGAGAATTTAGAAATAAAATGCAAACATATTAAACAAAGTGAAATAGAATAAAACAGCACGGTGCAAGTTGTTGATtagttttgatttattttgaaagaaatttaTTTGAATGGTCAAGTTACTTAATTAAACCTATTAAATTGAATTAACCAATTAAAATAACTTTACTCAATTAATTGCACCAATTAAGAACAATTAACAAAATCAAGCATTGAAATAACTTCAAtcatttaattaggttaataaacAATGAACAAGATTAACCAATTGAAATAACTTCAATCAATTAATCGaaaatcatacaatataataaagctaAATGATtattttggcaaatttgccatttGTCATTCAATTAGCATACTTACTATTtcaataatttctatttttagaaatattactataattgtcttaattttttttaattattaataaatttttttattgttccAAAGCACTTTGTATATTTTTAATCATTAATGCTTACAACGAATTCTACCTTATTAACACATCCATCCAATTTGtatattactattattttctattattaacattaatgattattattatttctaccTTATCCCCACATATATTCAAACTTAAATATCAGCCATACCTAATTTGTGTCGTTTCATATCCATCTTCCTATCCCCATACATACGCCGGCAATATCCACCGTCCAAGAAAAACAAACGACAAACTTTAATATTGTTTCTCGATGCAAACCCGAAATTGAAATAGGTTTGTCAATATTTTCAACGAATTCTTCCTCCGCAAATAAATAGGTTCGACGGATCTGCTTCAATTGGTTTCACAATGCAATGCCTTTAATGCTAATTCCTCATCTCCTAATATATAATCAGATAATCAGATTATCATCAATGTCAAATGTTAAGTTTTCCAGgtaatttcttttaaatttttggtattttttgttTACTCTACATGTATATATATGACATATTTCTTCTCAAATTTTTCATATCTGTCGAATCCTTCTCTTCGGTATTTCAATCTTTTCCAATTGCATTGTGTTTTGCAGTGACAATAAGAGCCAATATCAATCTCTTTCTCAGGTCAATTTGTATTTACAACGCCCTCTATTTACTCATGGCCAGTTCTATGTGACACTACAATTGTTGCCTATAGTGAGATTTTCAACGACTTATAAACATGTAAGTTTGTGAAGTGAGTATGTTATTTCTATgttgatattttttctttttgtgtgaAAATGTGATATTAAGTTGTGAAAACCCCAACACTTTTTAAAGAGAAGGGATGTACTGTTACTGCTGCAAATATTGTTTTCATATAAGTTGTTTTCAAAAGCTGATTATTATTAATTGATATTGTTGCAGCCTACACGGATAATACATTGCCCTATGCTATTGCTTGACACTTGAATGTCGTACAAAAGTTCATCAGTTGGCTTCGAACAACATCTATATCCTGTTGGAACTGGATCATTATATTACGAAGGATAAGCTGATATAGTTTTGCAATATgtgttttgtttaaattattatGGTAATTACGTTTGACTTTGTTGATTATTGCATTCCATTTGACTTTGTTTATTATGGTAATTACAAATTCTTTTTTAACATATTCTTTCCTTTGATTatattgaaaatagattttcctcCAAAATTTCAGACCTTATAGCAGGGGGAAGAGTTGTTTGGAAAATAATGAACTGAAGGTTGTTCTTGGTGCTGGAAGATATATGCTAATGGCTCCTTTTAGTTATTCCATTTGACTTTGTTTATTATGCTATTTATCTAAATTCCTTTAAAGCTTTAGTAAAGAGAGCCAAATCTACCTCttgaaaaattttgaaaattctaaaatacatgtgtatttataTAGCAGAAAGCTTCCATGATATATTAAAATGAATGTGTTTTGTGATGCTTTTTCCAATGATGCAATGAAAATGCACGTTGCTTAGATTTATTTTGAAAGCAATATAAGGAAATGAAAAAATAACATGAATAAGATACTGTACGGTTCATATAGCATACTTATCCTTCGTAATATAATGATTCAGTTccaaaactaaaataaacaaataaagataaataaattatgtTTTTACAAGTAAATATACTATTGGAATTTAGAACATGTTTcttatcttatatatatatatatatatatatatatatatatatatatatatatatatatatatatatatatatatatatatatatatatatatatatatattttagtgGAAAATTTTTGGAGCCAAAACTAAAAATAACTtagtaatttttatatataaaactaGGGATAACTTAGTAATTTCATTTATCCAAAAATTTCTAATTGTTTTTgtaattaatttttcatttagtGGGGAAAGTTTTGAATTGAAAGATTTTTTAATGGTTTTATTACCAACATATATAAAAGGAGATGAGAGGAGAGAAACTAAAATACTCAAAGAAAAATATAACAAATGAAGATCTGGTGTATAAACATATGTTTGTTAAACCagtatttttttatattcttgaGATAGTTTTGGTGTTTATTTTGTCATTCTAAAGTGTATGTGATAAGCTAGGTGTAATTATCTCCGTTGTAACTTAGCATTATATTATTTTGGATAACTTACTTTCTCACCTTTCATCTTCTTTTCTATATCTATATTTGctagatttatttttcttatagTTGTGCTAAGTCAATTTCATTTGTGTATAGTTTGTTTTTGATAAATGTAAACTaattaactattattttttattttatacttaattTTCAATTATAGCAACACTCATAACAACAGTACCTCTCAAAATACATTGGAGAGAATTGTGGAGAACACATAATTAATATACAAAGCAATTTCTTTAAATcctaatttcatttttttaattgtttcagaGAAATCaaaccattttattttattatttattaactaATTTTCCCCCACTCTTTATATTCTTTGCAgcataaacaaaaatatataaggttaaaattatttttctaccactaatttattatattaattttaaataaattatttactaattttttataacaattttttaaaaatcactTTATCTCActaacaattttattaattttatttaataaattgatctcattttttaaaattaattatcacTCCCACTAACTTCTTACTTTATTAATTTTAAGAAAACAAACTTCTTACCTCATCTTTTTAACTATCGTTTTCTATAATTATTAATCAAAACTAACTATCCTTTTTATATTTCACTAACCTATATAAAGATAAGTTAATTagctatttcttttattttgtatttatttattattaatttagtaaAATATTCTTCTAAATcagccaaaaaaatattttttttagctcAGTCAATCTTTTTTTCCTTTCCCCCATCTTTTCAAATAAACTATCCAAAATAATTTAGTTTTCTTAATACTGTTTACACTATATAGAGTATCATCATGGACACCTCAAAGCTAAGATAACAAAACTAATAACACAATTTTTCATATCTCTAAAAAAAtatgacaatttttttatatttaatattttggtaATTTTTAATATTACTTTTTTGTTAATTCTTTTTGAATTTGCATATTTTAGTAAGTTTAACACTAATATTTTAGTGTTAATAATAGTTACTTCtcctatcaattttttttttatttccaccCTCACCATCTTTTTCTTTATATTGTTAAAATTTTCctctattatatttattttttaagtataaattattattattattattattattattattatcaagtctaaaattttgtcataatatgtatagaaataaaaaaaattatatttaaaataaatttaatttcattttaattaatgaatatattatattaaaactatttaaataactaattaattaattattatataaaatattataacttTATAATAAGATTATTTACtttccgtgcatcgcacgggtttAAATACTAGTGATTTGATAAATGATAAACAAAACTAACCAATTGAAATAATTTCAATCAATTAATCGAGAATGATTAAGAAAATTAACCAATTGAAAtatctttaatcaattaattatgttaaaaaatcaacaaaattaaccATTAAAATGACTTTAATCAAAATGAATTAACAAATTAACTAATTGCCTAATCAATTATTTTTCGTAATAAAAAAGgattttgaataaaaaagaaatattgaaaatttaaaatagaaaaatagaaaaagaaagtgGAAGTGTGAAGATCAAATAGGGAATGTGGAAAAAAGGGATAAAGCCTAAACCAATCACAagcccaaagaaaagaaaaaaaagctgATGAGATCTCCTATGGGGGAGAAATTAATTTGCCACCCCCATTTTACGTTATTCCCAAAATGTCCCAGACATTATTTACTCaaaatttttatctttttctgGAAAAATATTACTGTTaccaaaatcattaaaaaataaattttcgatACCTCTTTTGAATCGATACCggaaattctttgttttttacaAAATTCCAATATCCATTTACcggaattttcaaaatttccggtgcaatttaaaaaattaagtcCCAAtattaccagaaatttcaaattttcagtaTTTTTcatataccggaaatttcaaatttccgatAATATTGGTGATGGTGATGCACTATTGTACCGTAAATTTTATGTACCAAAAATTTGGTGTACATTTCATGTGGTGGTGGTAATGCATACATGTTTTAATTTTTCATGtacggaaatttcaaatttccggtatCAATTTTAACTTTTCCACATaccgtaaattttaaaaattcagtaccgaaaattttaattttcaggtATGTAGCATGAGGAACGGTAAAATTggtaaaataaacaatttttttgatatttataTGACATTTTCGGTAcggtaccgaaaatttcaaaaaatctaaTATTTTAAGAAGATAATTTGGTAAAAACGCCCTATTTAAACGGATGGCAGGTATAAAATGTGGGGTGGCAAGTTAAATTCTCCCGATGGGAGTACGTTGGGGAATTGAGGGTGATAGGGGAATGAAAATGGGTTCGGTTCTAAAGACTCAAACCCTTGCCCATCAAACAAAATATAACCTAATCTCAAGAGGATGAAAATTATGGAAACGTTAGTTAGAGATTTGAGTGAAAGAAAAAGTTATCCGTGGCATTTGCATTAATAAAATTGTAACCATTAATTAGAAGAGAATGAGTGGTTAGGATGTAACCTTGCACAATATAATCAGTTAGAGTTTGCAATGTAAATGGAATTGTGTTTGAATTTTgagtgaaaattgaattttaatcaAATATTGTTTTGAAATTTGGTTGAATGAAATTGTGTTTCTATGAAAATTTGGTTATGTTGCAAAATATGAAATTGCCTCTATTGCAAGCAAAACGTGAGTGGTTGGTGTGGTCCCATCAATTTTGACTCAAAAGGCTCAATTTGACTTAAAAAAAAGGGCTTGGCTACGTTCTTGAAATATGACTTAAGAATGATTTCAACACATTACAAAAATGAGAATGGTGGCTCAAATGAATTTTGtctttaaatcaaattaaaaaaaatgttttaaaaaatgaaatcatCAATTTATTTGAAAATTGTTAATAACAAGtgaccaaaatttcaaactatgACTtcctttactttcttttttttttaatttctaaaaaaaaaatagaatgatgcatgaatattgatttaaaaaataagatGATGATCGAAATTCCTGGTTGACTTTGCTTTgactatttctaaaaaaaatgaaaaacttacTATAAGTTCTTTGGTTTTATGATTGACATCATTTTTGCTAAAACATAATTCACATCAAGATGTTGTGACAGATATAAAGAACTTACAGAAGAcaaatgttgaacaagatgttgtgacatctttTACAACTGATACAGTAGAAGCTGTTGTTATTTTCTTGacagatttaatttgatttgattttaattttgtgAAATTCCTTACAGATACCTCTCACTTAATTGTGTAGGTCAAGAAGATTTTATCTGGAAAATTAATCTGATCTCCAATTGTGCATAAGTTTCCAAAATTGGATATGAagataatttaggaaacttgtgatGTTTTGTTCCAAGATTCAAGCAGATTTTTCTGCATAGTTGGTGCAGTCCTCAACTTGTGGGTCAAGAAATATTTGGGTGAAGAATTTGAAGCCCATGGAGAGCTAAGGAGTATATAAAGAGACTCTTAATCCTAATGCAATTTGGCTTTTACAACTttgtaaaagaaaaagggaagtttaaagtcttaggttttgagagtctTTTAAGTGTGATTTGTTTGAGTATGTCACCCATATATATTTTGATGCATTGAGGTTGACTGATTGTTCATTGTCAatcactcatgagcttttaagcaaatAATATATTGGGTGTAATTGGAAGTATGTTATTCAGTTTTGGTCTTTTATTATTGTCACTGAAGTGATTGTGAGAGTGGGAGGGGGATCTCATATCTAGGAGTgtcctaggtagaagttgcacaaggTAGTGATTAGGAGAGAAGTTATAAACTAGGGTTGTTTAgatttgaactaatactatcatagtggatttCCTTTCTGGCATGGATGCCCATagagtaggtgatgttgcaccgaactgggttaacaattgataGTGTCTTTTATATTCTGCTATTTACTTCTGTATAATGATTGCTTTATGGTAAAAAAATTCCGTCAGCAGATGATGTCCTAAAATTTGTTTTGACATCTATTGTAAAGTGCCAGGATTTCACATgcataagataaaaataaaataaggagaaAAAGTAGGGTATGATAGTTGCCCCTATTTAAATATCTTCAACCAAATCATATGAAGCTGGCTATCCTTCATATTGCTGTAATGAAAGATATTTAAATATTAAGTAGCCAATTTTTCATCCCTGATGCAATGGCATGCTATGTTATGAATggataattttttctttttatatttaggaTATGCTATAAGAACATATTCAGTGGGAATTATGGAAATGACTCGCATTGGAAATATTATTGGGAATGGAATGAGGTAAAAGACTTGCCGGGGAAACCAAATATATTTTGGAGATCAGCCAGAATATCAATGAATATCCACAGTACTTGGAATAAAATGGACAAACCTTGGAAAGATGATAGGGACATCCATAAGAGCATTGAATGCAAAAGGGAACCACACTCTAGAAAATACATAAAAACATCTAAGAAAGCATTAGATGTTGAATGAAACCAAATATGAAGATACGTCAGAGACATTTAGAAAATCACTGAATGATGACTGAGGGATATATTAGGAACATCTAGAAAAGCATGAAGACTTCCCTAGGGAAACAGAAACCATATTAAGATACATCAAAGATATTCAAAAAAGCATTGAATACAACAACTCTGGGAAATACATCTAAAACATCCAGAAAATCATTGGATGGACAATAAACCCCTTTGAAGATACATCAGAGACATTCAGAAGAGCATTGAATGTAACAATTTTGGAAAATACATCAAACACATCCAGAAAAGCATTGGTTAGATAAGAATCCAATCTGAAGTTACATCAGAGACATCCAGAAAAGTATCGAATGCGACAACTCTGGAAATTACACCAGACACATCTAGAAAATCATTGGATGAAAGGGATGTTTATCCAAACTCATAAATATATTGAAGACATCCAGAAAAGCATTGGATGCAAGGGAAACAAACTCGAAGGCATCGAGACAAGTCTTTGATCGAACAATTAACCAAACTTAGAGGTATATTGAAGACATTCAAAAAAACACTGGATGAAAGGTAATAATTATGAAGTTACATCTAAGACATCCAAAAAGACATTGAAATGTACGGGAACATGTTCTAAATATACGTCCAAAAAATCCAGAAAAAGCATTGAATGTATAGGAATAGGTTCTGGAAAAACATCAGAACAAATAAGATAAATTTGGAAGAACAATAGATGAGTTCTAGAAATGCATTAGAACAAAGGACATATTCGACAATACATCAGATATAAACAAAAAGGATTTGAAAAAACATCATAGCAACAAAGATGCATCAGGGAAAACATCAGATGGACAGAGACAATTTGAATCTGAACGAAAAAATATCTGCTTTAGAAGATGCCAACAAAGTTGGACTTTGACCACatggtaagatgttgataacaacaagacctGGGAAAATGCAAATGAGCACGAAACATACTTCAAGTTATACATGATATTGAATTTTGCTTCTATCCATGATACATGAATGATCAATGCATGCATTCAAATGCTTATGAAAGTTAGGTTAGACTCTCTTGTGAGGTAAGgttggaactctgattcctcaacacatggAACTCTTCCAACTCTGCTTTTAGAATATACCTTGAATACACTTTTGTCACACTTGTCAAATGTATTAAACTGATGGTCCCTTTGGGAAAGAGTGATGATCTCTTCCTGGGGATTTCTTAAAGTAAACTGCCTCAGATTGACTGATTCTTGAAATGACAGCTTCATATTGACTGATTCTTAAAATGACTGCTTCACATTGACCGATTCTTGAAATGACTGCTTTACTGTGTGCTTGAAATGC
Encoded proteins:
- the LOC131657711 gene encoding uncharacterized protein LOC131657711, which encodes MDRKIFSILVMSLARDPSQSLLVMALWLWLENLGYPSLILKLVSCPHGLINDVAQEAVSCLNCLELENFPIPNDGGLFLTRVLMGRKISLHLFKYKRFTTITGIKNVLNKTCSRIFNDILLDVLGSSSACRFLLPYPYIPVIVPGFPHKVFGEFTISSTNFEMFDMKDGTILKSILDVSDQDKTIFLTFSRGFPVSEKEVSYLFTSTFEDDCIKTIVMGNRNSKGQVLYATMVLNYVETLDRILNGRHIAKFRVNGKHIWARKYDRRDKLYYA